The following nucleotide sequence is from Mucilaginibacter sp. cycad4.
CGTAGCCGATTGATAGCGTTTATCGGCAGCCTGCAGGTCCCACACGGCCTGGTAAATGATCTTACTTAAATTGTTACGGGCCAGTTGTGCTGTAACTTCTGCATTTTGGTTTTGAAGTTTTGCTTTCCTAACAGCTGTACGTGACAGAAACCTGTTAAAAATCGGAATCTGCAGGCTCACCCCTACCGATTGGTTAAAGTTATCGCTCAGTTGCCTGAAGAACGGGTTACTTTTATAGCTCACTTTATAATTGGGGGTAACAACCGGCTGCTGGGAGCCCTGAACAAAACCCAGCGTATCGAACCGCCCGGTTGGTGTAACACCAAAAGGTGTATTCTTTGCATCAGAGAAGTATGAACCTGCCGCTCCAAATAATACTACAGACGGATAATAATTACCCCGGGCTATTTTAACACCCTGCGCCGCGGCTTTTTGGCGTTGTTCGGCCAATAACACATCCGGGTTTACAGCGAGGGCAGTTTTTACAACTTCCTGGGCGTTATATACGGTTTGTACATTGTTTAACTTGCTGATATCCGGCCTTTCAACTTTAATGTCGGTACCGGGATCCATTTCCATATATTGCTTTAAGGTCAGTAAGGATTGCTCCAGCTGATTTTCGGCATTGGTATAGTTAAGGTCGTTGGTTGACAGCTGTGCTTTGGCTTGCGACAAATCGGCAAGGGTTTGGTTACCCACATCGAAGCTTTTCTGGGCACGGTCTAAAGCTATTTTAGATACGTCAATTTGTTGTTGCGCGGCAGTTACCAGATCCTGGTTGGTTAGCACCAGCAGGTAAGTGGTAACCACGTTTAATATCAGGTCGTTTTTTACCTTGGCAACGTTGGTTTTATCGGCATCAAGCAAAATCTTGTTCTGAATCACCGTATTGCGTAACTGCCCGCCCTGGAACAGTGTTACCTGCGAGGTGAAATTACCGTTTACAGCTAAGATCCGCTGGTTACTGAACTGGTTGGTCGAAGGGTCGATATTACGGCCAAAGTTGAATGAGCCCTGCGGGCTTACGGCTAAATTTGGCAATTGGTTATATTTCGACTGTTTAAGGTCTTCGTTGGTGATAGCAGCTGTAAACTCGGCTTGTTTAATTGTAAGGTTGCGTTCAAGGGCCAGGTCTACCGCCTTTTGCAAGCCTATTACTTCCTGCGCGCGGGCATTAAAGCCGCATACCGAAAATATAATTGTGCAAATGAACGTTGCTTTAACTGATAGTAATAATTTTAGTTTCATAAGGTTTTTCTATACAATGGTAAGCAACTGTTCATTACATTGCAGTGTTTATTTTTGTTAAATGTTGTTAATAGGGATAAAACACAAACTACCTCATCTGTATGTACCTGGTTAAAACTCCCTGGCTGCTGAAAAAGCTTTATCCCGAACTTACCTGGGATATAAGATCAACTGACCGTTGCATTTATCTCACTTTTGACGACGGCCCCATACCAATTGTTACACCGGCCGTATTAAATATTTTAAAACAATACAATGCCAAAGCCACCTTTTTTTGTATTGGCGACAATGTACGCAAACACCCTGATATTTTTGAACAGGTAAAAACCGAAGGCCATGCCATAGGCAACCACACCTTTAACCATCTCAAAGGCTGGAAAACCGATACCCAAACCTATCTTGATAATTTTTTAGAGGCCGATAAGCTACTGAACAGCCCTTTGTTCCGCCCGCCTTACGGAAGGATCAAAAGGGAGCAGATCCGGGTACTGAAAGCGGCAAAACCCAATCTGCATATCGTTATGTGGGATGTGCTCAGCGGCGACTTCGACATGGCCCTTAAACCGCAAGATTGCCTGAAAGGTGTGCTCAAACATACCGAAGCAGGATCGATGGTAGTATTTCATGACAGCATCAAAGCTTTTAAACGATTGGAATATGTATTGCCGGGGGCTTTGGAAGTTTGGAGTAAGGAGGGGTACAGCTTTAATAGTTTGCAGTTATAACTTTGCAATTGGCAGTAATATCTTGTTACAGCAAACTGCTTACTTAATGCTGGAAACTGCCCGCTGCCAACTGGAAACTGCCTACTTTTTATACCTTTGCACCCATGAGCAACGAACTCACCGACAAAGCATTTTGGGCCGGTTACTGGGAATCAAAAAAAGACCTGGCTTTTAACGTGCCTGCTAATTATACTTTTCATAAACTGCTAAAAAACATCGTTGATGCCAATAAACCGGCTTCGGCTATTGAGCTTGGCGGCTTTCCGGGTTATTTTGCTATTTTTTTAAAGAAGTATTTTGGTGTGAAAACCACGCTTTTTGATTTCTACGTACACCCTAAGGTTTTGAAGGAGGTACTGAGCGCCAACCAGCTCAATGATCAGGACATTGCAGTTATTGAAGGCGATCTGTTCAAATATCAGCCCGAAACCGAATATGACCTGGTGCTTTCGTGTGGATTGATAGAGCATTTTAACGATACTAAAGGCATTATTGAAAAACACCTCTCCTTCCTTAAGCCGGGAGGCACACTGTTCATTACCCTGCCCAACTTTACCGGGGTTAACGGCTGGGTACAACGAAACTACGATCTTAATAACTACGAAAAGCATAACATCAGCAGCATGAACCCCGCGCTGTTGGCTAAGTATTGCAAAGAACTTGGCTTAAAAAATGTTGAGGCTTATTATTACGGCAAATTTTCGGTTTGGCTGGAAGATAAGGTAAATAAGCCTGCACTGGCTAAAGCAATCACCAAACTGGTTTGGGTAGCAGGCAAAGTTTTCACCAAAATTATTCCGGTAGAATCAAAGCTATTATCTCCTTATATTGTGGTTACCGCTACTAAATAAGCTTATCGCTTCGCTTTAAGGAAACTATATTTTGCCAGCTTATGGTATAAATATCCGCGTCTTTTCATCGCCTCCGAAAGTGTTTTATCATCAGCCGGATCATTACTGAGCTTAGTTACCCCAATTCTTTGGGAACCATAAATACCTGTGTGCCCGCTAAAAAGGTAGGCTGTAAAGCAGGCTATGGCAAATAACAGGGCATGCTCACCGCCAAAAAGTTCTATCCCCATAAAGGTACAAGCCAGCGGTGTGTTAGTTGCCCCCGCAAAAACAGCTATAAAACCTAATGCCGCAAACAGGC
It contains:
- a CDS encoding class I SAM-dependent methyltransferase, which translates into the protein MSNELTDKAFWAGYWESKKDLAFNVPANYTFHKLLKNIVDANKPASAIELGGFPGYFAIFLKKYFGVKTTLFDFYVHPKVLKEVLSANQLNDQDIAVIEGDLFKYQPETEYDLVLSCGLIEHFNDTKGIIEKHLSFLKPGGTLFITLPNFTGVNGWVQRNYDLNNYEKHNISSMNPALLAKYCKELGLKNVEAYYYGKFSVWLEDKVNKPALAKAITKLVWVAGKVFTKIIPVESKLLSPYIVVTATK
- a CDS encoding TolC family protein; translated protein: MKLKLLLSVKATFICTIIFSVCGFNARAQEVIGLQKAVDLALERNLTIKQAEFTAAITNEDLKQSKYNQLPNLAVSPQGSFNFGRNIDPSTNQFSNQRILAVNGNFTSQVTLFQGGQLRNTVIQNKILLDADKTNVAKVKNDLILNVVTTYLLVLTNQDLVTAAQQQIDVSKIALDRAQKSFDVGNQTLADLSQAKAQLSTNDLNYTNAENQLEQSLLTLKQYMEMDPGTDIKVERPDISKLNNVQTVYNAQEVVKTALAVNPDVLLAEQRQKAAAQGVKIARGNYYPSVVLFGAAGSYFSDAKNTPFGVTPTGRFDTLGFVQGSQQPVVTPNYKVSYKSNPFFRQLSDNFNQSVGVSLQIPIFNRFLSRTAVRKAKLQNQNAEVTAQLARNNLSKIIYQAVWDLQAADKRYQSATQTYNANKDAFNIIQQRYTVGLVNSLDYNTSLTNLNKSQFDMIEAQYQVIFRSKVIDYYLGNPITL
- a CDS encoding polysaccharide deacetylase family protein; the encoded protein is MYLVKTPWLLKKLYPELTWDIRSTDRCIYLTFDDGPIPIVTPAVLNILKQYNAKATFFCIGDNVRKHPDIFEQVKTEGHAIGNHTFNHLKGWKTDTQTYLDNFLEADKLLNSPLFRPPYGRIKREQIRVLKAAKPNLHIVMWDVLSGDFDMALKPQDCLKGVLKHTEAGSMVVFHDSIKAFKRLEYVLPGALEVWSKEGYSFNSLQL